A window from Ramlibacter pinisoli encodes these proteins:
- a CDS encoding VPA1267 family protein: MNGQDKGAEHFAAFTRWAAELTDADARSMVRGGQLNRAEICKAVGCARSVLRQNPRVKGALEELEAGLRARGILPPTSVSEVLPLRPQGQLQRSTERERLRQLEVENAALLATVSELRRRLQRLETLDALVAQSGRLPR; this comes from the coding sequence ATGAACGGGCAAGACAAGGGTGCAGAACACTTCGCCGCGTTCACGCGCTGGGCGGCCGAACTCACAGATGCAGATGCTCGTTCGATGGTGCGAGGCGGCCAACTCAATCGGGCCGAAATTTGCAAGGCGGTGGGTTGTGCGCGCTCTGTGCTGCGACAGAACCCCCGCGTCAAAGGTGCGTTGGAGGAACTTGAAGCGGGTCTCCGGGCTCGCGGCATCCTTCCCCCGACCTCTGTCAGTGAAGTGTTGCCGCTGCGTCCTCAAGGGCAGCTGCAGCGCTCGACCGAACGCGAGCGGCTGCGGCAACTGGAGGTGGAGAACGCGGCGCTGCTGGCCACGGTTTCAGAGCTTCGCAGGCGGCTCCAACGCCTCGAGACTCTTGACGCCCTTGTAGCTCAATCCGGCCGGCTCCCGCGATGA